In Romeriopsis navalis LEGE 11480, the genomic stretch GAAGTCACCACTTGCAGGGTCAACACCCAGGGTCCAAAGAATTGTTTGGTCCACGGTATTGATGCCCTGGTTATAGCGATTATCACGCCAAAGGATGTCATCAATCCCATCCCCGGTAAAGTCACCGACCGCACGAATTTCAAAGGTTGGCCCCAGTTCAGGCATTCCAGTCAAACCGACAATCTCGGTCCCATTCATATTGACGATCGTTGTGGCGCTTTGTTCAGCCCAGCGATACACCAAATCGATGTCGCCATCACCGTCAAAGTCGCCCAGCGCATCAATACTCCAGTTGGGATCAGTGGCGCGGAAAGGTTGTCCAGTGCGTGGATCAATCAAGGTAATAATCCCTGCTTGTCCACCCAAAATCGACGGATTCGGCGTCCCATCGAGGAGCCAAATCTGCGTTAAGTCCGCCGCCGCATCCCGCAGCACCAGATCCAAGTTGCCGTCGCCATTCATATCAGCGCCACCAACAATATCAAACCCACCTAAGCTGGCATTCGCACCACCCAGTTGGACCACCGCCGTATTTTGCAGTTCACCCGCCGGATTCATATACCAAATGCCCACAACTTGGTTCGGGCCATCCGTCCCTTGCCACAGAATGTCCGCAATCCCATTGCCATCAAAGTCGCCGGTATCAATAATGGACCAACTCGGTGGAATCGTCAGCGCATTGCCACCGTCCTGCACAATATTCGTGGCGATCACCTCCGAAATATTGTTCACCGTCCATACCTGCAAGAGCCCACTCCCCGGCTCAGCAAAGAGGAAATCATCTTGCGGCACGGGCGTCAAATCTGAGGCCGATGGCACGATCGTAAACGTTTGGGTCAAGCTACCTGGAGGATTACCGGAATCGGTAACGGTGATATCAAGATTCAGCGGTGTGGCCAATGATTCACCGGGCAATAGACGTAGCTGCAAACCATTCGGGCCACTCACCACCGTAAAGCGTGGATCGCTGAAGCTAAAGTTAAAGCCATCCGTACTATCGGGGTCAACCACGCCGATTTCACCGACAATTGCCCCGAGGGTGCCAAGGGAGACATTGGTACTCGAGAGGGTAATCGCGGTCGGTGCATCATTCACGGGGGTAATGCCGATCGTCGCCGTACCTTGGCCTGCACCAGCACCCGTACCCACGGTATAAACCACGGAGCGAGTCGTCAACGGCGCATCGCTATTATTGCTATAAACCACTTGGCGCAAAGCCGTTTCGTAGTCAGCCGCGGTAGTACCAGCCGCAACGTCCGCACTGACGAAGCTTAAAATCCCCGTCGCCGCATCATAATTCCAAGTAATCCCCGTACCGGCGATCGCACCACTTGTACCGGTCTGTCCAGCAATGCCCAGCTGCTCTTGCTGAGCTGCATCAAACCCAGTAATCGCAACGGATGCACTATCGATCGCGCCAGTGCCCTGCACCGTCACGCCAGAAGCAACCACCACAGGCGGCGTTTGTTGCTCAATATAGTCCACTGTGAAGCTACTCCCGCCACCAACAGGAGGAGTCAAGCCACCGATCGTCAGATCCGCTGCCCCTTGAATCACCGTAATAAACAGGGATTGGGTCAAGGTTGCACCCGTGACATCATCGGTCGCGATCAATGGCACTTCAATCACACCGGGAGTTGTGATGCTTTGGCCCGCAATCAACTGCAGTTGACCGTTCACAATTTCAAACTGACTGTCAAACCCACCCCCAATGCTGAGGGTATAGGTACTATCAGGATCGTTCACC encodes the following:
- a CDS encoding FG-GAP repeat domain-containing protein; protein product: VNAGAGPVSLILQVALTDAQGVVTDTFRSDVLNIVVSNGFNVNFGSGGSSTLTYTEGDVPAQLAAGLTLTAGASSPAQLTGAAVQLGGYAAGQDFLSIGGVSDTSGTVAGLDWEFDVATGILSLSGPADVAVYEAALRQVTYFNSSQNPSTVGRTITFVVGDGAAPLGQADLAVDVVAVDNVGIFQVPVAPSLTAGVPGAAVGQIVVNDPDSTYTLSIGGGFDSQFEIVNGQLQLIAGQSITTPGVIEVPLIATDDVTGATLTQSLFITVIQGAADLTIGGLTPPVGGGSSFTVDYIEQQTPPVVVASGVTVQGTGAIDSASVAITGFDAAQQEQLGIAGQTGTSGAIAGTGITWNYDAATGILSFVSADVAAGTTAADYETALRQVVYSNNSDAPLTTRSVVYTVGTGAGAGQGTATIGITPVNDAPTAITLSSTNVSLGTLGAIVGEIGVVDPDSTDGFNFSFSDPRFTVVSGPNGLQLRLLPGESLATPLNLDITVTDSGNPPGSLTQTFTIVPSASDLTPVPQDDFLFAEPGSGLLQVWTVNNISEVIATNIVQDGGNALTIPPSWSIIDTGDFDGNGIADILWQGTDGPNQVVGIWYMNPAGELQNTAVVQLGGANASLGGFDIVGGADMNGDGNLDLVLRDAAADLTQIWLLDGTPNPSILGGQAGIITLIDPRTGQPFRATDPNWSIDALGDFDGDGDIDLVYRWAEQSATTIVNMNGTEIVGLTGMPELGPTFEIRAVGDFTGDGIDDILWRDNRYNQGINTVDQTILWTLGVDPASGDFTETASDVVTAVPLFPGWQIVGSGDFNADNVHDIVFRNEVTDEEAIWLMQDGEVLATRFVTDERPDSPNPGLIAKINQPGQSWSIVGVNEFG